In one Granulicella aggregans genomic region, the following are encoded:
- a CDS encoding FMN-binding negative transcriptional regulator, which produces MYIPKANLETRLPVLVAMMRAHPLAAVVTMGAEGLVASHIPLVYEEVEGSEFGVLKGHVSRANSQWKDLAEGVDALAIFAGPQHYVSAGWYPGKAEDGKVVPTWNYVTVHAYGPLRVVKDAAWLLEHLTSLTDTHEASSAVPWKVTDAPAEFIASQMRGIVGFELPIRRLEGKWKVSQNRSERDRAAVVGALEDIGTVESLRMKALVRGE; this is translated from the coding sequence GGGCGCACCCGCTGGCGGCGGTGGTGACGATGGGTGCGGAGGGGCTGGTGGCTTCGCATATTCCGCTGGTCTATGAGGAAGTTGAAGGATCAGAGTTTGGCGTTCTGAAGGGGCATGTTTCGCGGGCCAATTCGCAGTGGAAGGACCTAGCGGAGGGTGTGGATGCGCTGGCGATCTTTGCAGGGCCTCAGCATTATGTTTCGGCAGGGTGGTATCCGGGTAAGGCTGAGGATGGCAAGGTGGTGCCGACTTGGAACTACGTGACGGTACATGCTTATGGGCCGCTGCGGGTGGTGAAGGATGCGGCATGGCTGTTAGAACACCTCACAAGCCTTACGGATACGCATGAGGCATCGTCGGCGGTGCCTTGGAAGGTGACGGACGCTCCGGCGGAGTTTATCGCTTCGCAGATGCGGGGGATTGTGGGGTTTGAGCTGCCGATTCGCAGGCTCGAGGGGAAGTGGAAGGTGAGCCAGAATCGGAGCGAACGCGATAGGGCGGCGGTGGTCGGTGCGCTTGAGGACATTGGGACGGTAGAGAGTCTGAGGATGAAGGCGTTGGTTCGGGGCGAATAG